In Rattus rattus isolate New Zealand chromosome 9, Rrattus_CSIRO_v1, whole genome shotgun sequence, a genomic segment contains:
- the Zpbp2 gene encoding zona pellucida-binding protein 2 gives MLAWALLSAVLWSLAGVGSARSSLFSNEGFVYGTVGHPVKIYVKLHQTSPVLVCMDIDRASKETVDPIYLWIGPNENTLTGSSQINITNIGELVLKNFMESLSGHYSCTLSYKIVKAETQEETSLKKKYDFLVFAYREPDYSYRMAVRFTTKSCVGRYNDLLFRLLKKILDNLISDLLCHVIEPSYKCHSVKIPERDFVYELFVAFQVNPFAPGWKSMCNNSMDCEDITNHNILKARDRIEEFFRSQAYILHHHFNITVPAMHFVDHSFQVTRIDNCRPGFGKNEGLHSNCASCCVVCSPGTFSPDMDVTCQTCVSAHVYGAKACP, from the exons ATGCTCGCGTGGGCCCTACTCTCCGCGGTGCTCTGGTCTCTTGCAGGAG TTGGATCGGCACGTTCTTCCTTATTCAGTAACGAAGGCTTTGTTTACGGCACGGTAGGGCACCCAG TAAAAATATACGTAAAGTTACATCAGACTAGCCCTGTCCTTGTTTGTATGGATATTGATCGTGCTAGCAAAGAAACCGTGGATCCCATCTACTTATGGATTGGGCCGAATGAAAACACATTAAcag GGAGTAGccaaataaatataacaaacatAGGAGAACTGGTACTGAAGAATTTTATGGAGTCATTATCTGGACATTACTCATGTACTCTTTCCTATAAAATTGTCAAAgcagaaacccaagaagaaactTCACTAAAGAAGAAATATGACTTTCTGGTCTTTG CCTACCGGGAACCTGATTATTCTTATCGCATGGCTGTGCGTTTTACCACAAAATCTTGTGTAGGAAGATATAATGACCTGCTCTTTAGACTGCTGAAGAAAATCTTGGATAACTTAATCTCTGATTTGTTGTGCCATGTCATAGAGCCATCTTATAAGTGCCATTCTGTTAAAATTCCAGAGAGGGACTTCGTGTATGAGCTATTCGTAGCCTTTCAAG TGAATCCTTTCGCACCCGGCTGGAAAAGTATGTGCAATAACTCTATGGACTGTGAGGACATCACCAATCATAACATCCTCAAG GCACGAGATCGGATAGAAGAGTTTTTTCGGAGCCAAGCTTACATCCTGCACCACCACTTTAATATAACTGTCCCAGCTATGCACTTCGTGGACCACAGTTTCCAAGTAACGCGCATAGACAACTGTCGGCCAGGCTTTGGGAAAAACGAAGGTCTACACAGCAACTGTGCTAGCTGTTGCG TGGTCTGTAGTCCTGGAACGTTCAGTCCCGATATGGATGTCACCTGTCAGACCTGTGTTTCTGCCCATGTCTACGGAGCCAAAGCTTGCCCATAA